One Amaranthus tricolor cultivar Red isolate AtriRed21 chromosome 1, ASM2621246v1, whole genome shotgun sequence DNA window includes the following coding sequences:
- the LOC130807239 gene encoding uncharacterized protein LOC130807239: MGDWQERSWAWHLIWRRNLYEWENDEVSRLKNHIEQIRPDRDKEDSVAWKHSGSLYSPTKSIGAIMIEDQTPILSKPIINLVWQKFINPRAQLSVWLANLEKLKTGDFLVEMGIIDAQLAVCPFCNIVTESNSNILFTCSFSWMSWMEMLKWWGISAVFHKQCRNFSIEWFGLVKSRKCRNLWGLVLGCVIWSLWYERNKIKFERRLPNLHKFDYSLKIKIGIWAKKMMGLTIVMA, from the coding sequence ATGGGGGACTGGCAAGAGAGATCTTGGGCTTGGCATCTCATATGGCGTAGAAACCTATACGAATGGGAAAATGACGAGGTCTCCAGGCTCAAAAACCATATTGAACAGATAAGACCAGATAGGGATAAGGAAGATAGTGTGGCTTGGAAACACTCGGGCAGTTTGTACTCTCCTACAAAGAGCATTGGTGCGATAATGATTGAAGATCAAACTCCCATTCTATCCAAACCTATAATCAATCTCGTATGGCAAAAATTTATCAATCCAAGAGCACAGTTGTCCGTATGGTTGGCAAATCTGGAAAAACTTAAAACTGGTGATTTTCTTGTAGAAATGGGGATTATTGACGCTCAACTAGCCGTTTGCCCATTCTGCAACATAGTTACAGAATCCAATTCTAATATCCTGTTTACATGCAGTTTCTCCTGGATGTCCTGGATGGAAATGTTGAAATGGTGGGGCATCTCTGCGGTATTTCACAAACAATGTAGAAACTTCAGTATTGAGTGGTTTGGTCTGGTGAAGAGTCGAAAATGTCGAAATTTGTGGGGCCTTGTTTTAGGCTGCGTTATATGGTCTTTGTGGTATGAAAGGAATAAAATCAAATTCGAAAGGAGACTCCCAAATCTGCACAAGTTTGACTACTCTCTGAAAATCAAAATAGGAATATGGGCAAAGAAAATGATGGGACTAACTATTGTAATGGCGTAA